A portion of the Bifidobacterium bifidum ATCC 29521 = JCM 1255 = DSM 20456 genome contains these proteins:
- a CDS encoding glutamate-cysteine ligase family protein, producing MTTPRISYAHLLAKPNPKHIDSLLRFFEEGRSKRGTGGFGVEIEHLPVHNGDDTAVSYYEENGVETLLKRIAPYYDKEKEYWENGHLVGLGREGIAVSLEPGGQVECSLGILKTPQELLTLYRSFRRDIDPVLDELGFRLVNYGYQPKSGFADVKVNPKDRYDAMTRYLGRVGQFGPCMMRCSASTQVSIDYVDEQDSIDKLRLGTIIGPILAWYFRNTPYFEGAPNPWPLLRQRMWDYLDPQRTNVIPGLFDKRFGWEEYAIDVLSTPLMFADLTHTPEAKSLSGKELHHPAFYENAGEVYPDRELNPYEINHIISTHFNDVRMKNFIELRHWDSLPIERAERLTEIIASLFYVPENRERLESYFEDIREEDVFEAKANLQARGAQSAPYGQPLEFWKEFLGLEGLLADEPGDPKHPDVFQE from the coding sequence ATGACGACACCGAGAATCAGTTACGCGCATCTGCTCGCCAAGCCGAATCCCAAGCACATCGACAGTCTGCTGCGATTCTTCGAGGAAGGCCGTTCCAAACGCGGCACGGGCGGTTTCGGCGTGGAGATCGAACATCTTCCGGTGCACAACGGCGACGACACCGCCGTCAGCTACTACGAGGAGAACGGCGTCGAAACGCTGCTCAAGCGCATTGCGCCGTACTATGACAAGGAAAAGGAGTACTGGGAGAACGGCCATCTGGTCGGACTCGGGCGCGAAGGCATCGCCGTGTCGCTGGAGCCCGGCGGTCAGGTGGAGTGCTCGCTGGGCATCCTCAAGACGCCGCAGGAACTGCTGACGCTGTATCGTTCCTTCCGGCGTGACATCGATCCCGTGCTGGACGAGCTGGGCTTCCGTCTGGTCAATTACGGCTACCAGCCCAAGTCGGGCTTCGCCGACGTCAAGGTCAACCCGAAGGACCGTTACGACGCCATGACCCGCTACCTGGGGCGGGTAGGCCAGTTCGGCCCGTGCATGATGCGGTGCTCGGCCTCCACGCAGGTGAGCATCGACTACGTCGACGAGCAGGATTCCATCGACAAGCTGCGTCTGGGCACCATCATCGGGCCGATCCTCGCCTGGTACTTCCGCAATACGCCGTATTTCGAGGGCGCGCCGAACCCGTGGCCCCTGCTGCGCCAGCGCATGTGGGACTATCTCGACCCCCAGCGCACGAACGTGATTCCCGGACTGTTCGACAAGCGGTTCGGCTGGGAGGAGTACGCCATCGACGTGCTGTCCACGCCGCTGATGTTCGCCGATCTGACGCATACGCCGGAGGCCAAGAGCCTGAGCGGCAAGGAGCTGCATCACCCGGCGTTCTATGAGAACGCCGGAGAGGTGTATCCCGACCGCGAGCTCAACCCGTACGAGATCAACCACATCATCTCCACGCATTTCAACGACGTGCGTATGAAGAACTTCATCGAGCTGCGGCATTGGGATTCGCTGCCGATCGAGCGCGCCGAGCGGCTGACGGAGATCATCGCATCCCTGTTCTACGTGCCGGAGAACAGGGAGCGGTTGGAAAGCTACTTCGAGGATATCCGCGAAGAGGACGTGTTCGAGGCGAAGGCGAACCTGCAGGCGCGCGGCGCGCAATCGGCGCCGTATGGCCAGCCGCTCGAATTCTGGAAGGAGTTCCTGGGATTGGAGGGCCTGTTGGCCGACGAGCCCGGCGATCCGAAGCATCCGGACGTATTCCAGGAATAA
- the lnbY gene encoding lacto-N-biosidase chaperone LnbY, translating into MKQSRKCGSGSPSKATDGSGRDAAKMGTKTNTRTRAIIVVAAVLLIAAIVGTVFLVRSLTASPDSSKTDDAQANATQAFPKFSFGDTTITQAEFTQAWSSQRTAAVSYFKQKHDVNLNARDADWTASYGGEKPVEWLTKQTIDTLRFRHAAYLIAVSYGLVDDDSYTGIVKRMETLNANNRQKREAGQVIYGRSEYDIASYIDYEMTALKNDYVDDATKPGMNPSETEVQEYYDAHDWTVDGVEGKAPLADVKANVKTALRTERYRERVQSKADKIDVSTLPWKRLYAYAATLVG; encoded by the coding sequence ATGAAGCAGTCACGAAAATGCGGATCAGGCTCTCCCAGCAAGGCAACGGACGGGAGCGGCCGTGACGCCGCGAAGATGGGGACGAAAACCAATACGAGAACCCGCGCGATCATCGTCGTCGCGGCCGTCCTGCTGATTGCGGCCATCGTCGGCACCGTCTTTCTCGTCCGTTCGCTCACGGCGAGCCCCGACTCGTCAAAGACGGACGATGCGCAAGCCAACGCGACGCAGGCCTTCCCGAAATTCTCCTTCGGCGACACCACCATCACGCAGGCCGAATTCACCCAGGCGTGGTCGTCGCAGCGCACCGCCGCCGTCAGCTATTTCAAGCAGAAGCACGACGTCAACCTCAACGCCCGGGACGCCGACTGGACCGCCTCATACGGCGGAGAGAAGCCGGTCGAATGGCTGACGAAACAGACTATCGACACGCTGCGCTTCCGTCACGCGGCGTACCTGATCGCAGTCTCGTACGGGCTGGTCGACGACGACTCGTACACCGGCATCGTCAAGCGCATGGAAACCCTCAACGCGAACAACCGGCAGAAACGTGAAGCGGGGCAGGTCATCTACGGACGCAGCGAATACGACATCGCCTCATACATCGACTACGAGATGACCGCGCTGAAGAACGACTACGTCGACGACGCCACGAAACCGGGCATGAACCCGAGCGAGACCGAGGTGCAGGAGTATTACGACGCGCACGACTGGACCGTGGACGGGGTCGAGGGCAAGGCGCCGCTCGCCGATGTGAAAGCCAATGTGAAGACGGCGCTGCGCACGGAACGCTACCGCGAGAGGGTTCAGAGCAAGGCCGACAAGATAGACGTGTCGACCCTGCCATGGAAGAGGCTGTACGCCTACGCGGCGACCCTGGTCGGCTGA
- a CDS encoding Rib/alpha-like domain-containing protein, which produces MIAASVALGTAFALIAPSSALAGDATPAAASTGTTYYVSSTHGDDGNAGTDQNHPWKTLDKVNAIATDLKPGDSVLLERGSTFQDQYLHIKDTSGTADAPITIADYGDASAKPVIAANGVKGSRWYQNYRASVGNHQNKGTVSSAILLKDVSYITVKNLEITNDDPDVYDPIDTWKWTDTADSDGTKLDRSADRMDRTGVAGIAENGTTMSHVTLEGLNIHDVDGNIYNKHMANGGIYFMAHYARENKNAADNTWLQNHISRFDHITIKNNIVKDVDRWGIAVGYTAYLNFIDAAWGDGSIDDDLIAKYGQTNVTIENNYVKGAGGDAITLMYCDRPVIQYNVGDSVSKHMNDVDYPHDREHGGRYGGWVAAGIWPWRCKDPIFQYNEMYNNLNSEHGNGDGQAWDADYGDGTLYQYNYSYGNSFASLMICNQYAINTTFRYNISQNDRRGVFDLPSNGPGNHIYNNTVYIGKDSAVLTGRSNSQAKFENNIFINATDTKKTETWNRGNQHGGQTYDNNMYVNYANKPASDSNAVEVADVKTVLANAGHAPSAPKADGSVYGRSGSEFDGYKPVDGSPAINAGKVISDMNDYAVTNDFFGNTIKGTPDLGAVESNVLSVSGKVNAYETATVGGSKVVYVPFTAKNPTTVKQLRAGLTVGDGSVANVYRGGNKLAADAAIQSDDVLRFEVEGTSNTPIEYTIAQKNAWNWVDDFKTDSQGPIWTSQRQVSGEWQTITDFGSDVYPQTYYDKYYGVGVDYQNKSLPADRSAIHGLIADNPGDSAATAMAWTAPKAGSVKVTLDEVTGAHVEPYIRQSNSNGKDVVLKLLKNDEVICSATMTDSFATATGFNECLASAKGTVKVAVGDVLRFSVDAATGASKSSIHISPVITYQDVAPVESQTAQYAASYDAVSAKVGAKATATVKFTKGGAAATPTGVKSYALKTAVDGVAVDAATGAVTYTPGADAYGTTKTATVVVTYSDDTTDEATVTFNVEKSNAQKYNVLYPAVSGGAGVALKRTPKFTLKADSAAASIPAGTKFALGAGAPAGASVNAATGEVTLTSTRAGAITVPVTVTFSDTNESIEATATFTVTAPAALGTSKLETGTANGANVIYVPFTSKTPTTVADLLALVTAEPNSALKAVYRDGTKLEDAAAVKAGDVLRFYADGSTFTADYTVVQKNAWNWVDDFKTDSQGPIWTSQRQVSGKWQTITDFGSDVYPQTYYDKYYGVGVDYQNKSLPADRSAIHGLIADNPGDSAATAMAWTAPKAGSVKVTLDKVTGAHVEPYIRQSNSNGKDVVLKLLKNDEVICSATMTDSFATATGFNECLASAKGTVKVAVGDVLRFSVDAAAGASKSSIHISPVITYTDADEPSPEPGLSEQYAAAYPASVAAKVGEKATAAVSFTKGGAAADAPAGTTFAVAGDGFTVAADGTVSFTPTDAQAGKTVTATVTVTYSDKSTDTATVTFKVAAKTEPSPEPGLSEQYAAAYPASVAAKVGEKATAAVSFTKGGAAADAPAGTTFAVAGDGFTVAADGTVSFTPTDAQAGKTVTATVTVTYSDKSTDTATVTFKVAAKTEPEPKPGLSEQYAAAYPASVAAKVGEKATAAVSFTKGGAAADAPAGTTFAVAGDGFTVAADGTVSFTPTDAQAGKTVTATVTVTYSDKSTDTATVTFKVAAKDPEPEPTDPKADLRKEVESASKLDEKDYTADSWKVFAAALDNAKAVLEDKDATEAQISGALTTLKSATAALAKAGDTGKPDDGDKPSAGKPNDKGNGLSKTGASVAVIGVAMLLLAAAGFVTVNVVRRRR; this is translated from the coding sequence ATGATCGCAGCATCGGTCGCTTTGGGGACGGCGTTCGCGTTGATCGCGCCGTCTTCGGCGCTCGCGGGCGATGCGACGCCAGCGGCGGCGTCGACCGGAACGACATATTACGTGTCATCGACGCATGGCGATGACGGCAACGCCGGCACCGATCAGAACCATCCCTGGAAGACGCTGGACAAGGTCAACGCCATCGCGACCGACCTTAAGCCGGGCGACTCCGTGCTGCTGGAGCGTGGCTCCACGTTCCAGGACCAGTATCTGCACATCAAGGACACGTCGGGAACCGCCGACGCGCCCATCACCATCGCCGATTACGGCGACGCCTCCGCCAAGCCGGTCATCGCGGCGAACGGCGTCAAGGGCAGCCGGTGGTACCAGAACTACCGTGCGTCGGTCGGCAACCACCAGAACAAGGGCACCGTCTCCTCGGCCATCCTGCTCAAGGACGTGTCGTACATCACGGTGAAGAACCTGGAGATCACCAATGACGACCCCGACGTCTACGACCCGATCGACACGTGGAAGTGGACCGACACGGCCGATTCGGATGGCACCAAGCTCGACCGCTCGGCCGACCGCATGGACCGCACCGGCGTGGCCGGCATCGCGGAGAACGGCACAACGATGAGCCATGTCACGCTTGAGGGCCTGAACATCCACGACGTGGACGGCAACATCTACAACAAGCACATGGCCAACGGCGGCATCTACTTCATGGCTCACTACGCCCGCGAGAACAAGAACGCCGCGGACAACACGTGGCTGCAGAACCACATCTCGCGCTTCGACCACATCACCATCAAGAACAACATCGTCAAGGACGTGGACCGCTGGGGCATCGCCGTGGGCTACACCGCGTACCTCAACTTCATCGACGCGGCGTGGGGCGACGGCAGCATCGACGACGACCTGATCGCCAAGTACGGCCAGACCAACGTGACCATCGAGAACAACTACGTCAAGGGTGCGGGCGGCGACGCCATCACCCTCATGTACTGCGACCGTCCGGTCATCCAGTACAACGTGGGCGACAGCGTCTCGAAGCACATGAACGACGTCGACTACCCGCATGACCGCGAGCACGGCGGCAGGTACGGCGGCTGGGTCGCGGCGGGCATCTGGCCCTGGCGCTGCAAGGACCCGATCTTCCAGTACAACGAGATGTACAACAACCTCAACTCCGAGCACGGCAACGGCGACGGCCAGGCGTGGGACGCCGATTACGGCGACGGCACGCTGTACCAGTACAACTACTCGTACGGCAACTCGTTCGCCTCGCTGATGATCTGCAACCAGTACGCCATCAACACGACGTTCCGCTACAACATCTCGCAGAACGACCGCCGCGGCGTGTTCGACCTGCCGAGCAACGGTCCGGGCAACCACATCTACAACAACACCGTCTACATCGGTAAGGACAGCGCGGTGCTGACCGGCCGATCCAACAGCCAGGCGAAGTTCGAGAACAACATCTTCATCAACGCGACCGACACCAAGAAGACCGAGACGTGGAACCGCGGCAACCAGCACGGCGGCCAGACGTACGACAACAACATGTACGTCAATTACGCGAACAAGCCCGCCTCCGATTCCAACGCCGTCGAGGTCGCCGATGTGAAGACCGTGCTGGCCAATGCCGGACACGCGCCGAGCGCGCCGAAGGCCGACGGTTCGGTCTATGGCCGTTCCGGCAGCGAGTTCGACGGATACAAGCCCGTTGACGGCTCCCCGGCCATCAATGCCGGCAAGGTCATCTCCGACATGAACGACTACGCGGTCACGAACGACTTCTTCGGCAACACCATCAAGGGAACCCCGGACCTGGGTGCCGTCGAAAGCAACGTGCTCTCCGTCTCCGGCAAGGTCAACGCGTACGAGACCGCCACGGTCGGCGGCTCCAAGGTCGTCTACGTGCCGTTCACCGCGAAGAACCCGACCACAGTCAAGCAGCTTCGCGCGGGCCTGACGGTCGGTGACGGATCAGTCGCCAACGTGTACCGCGGCGGCAACAAGCTGGCGGCCGACGCGGCGATCCAGTCCGACGACGTGCTGCGCTTCGAGGTCGAAGGCACTTCAAACACGCCGATCGAATACACCATCGCTCAGAAGAACGCCTGGAACTGGGTCGACGACTTCAAGACCGACTCTCAGGGCCCGATCTGGACGTCGCAGCGTCAGGTGTCCGGCGAATGGCAGACGATTACCGATTTCGGTTCCGATGTGTACCCGCAGACGTACTACGACAAGTACTACGGCGTCGGTGTGGACTATCAGAACAAGAGCCTTCCGGCCGACCGCAGCGCCATCCACGGCCTGATCGCCGACAATCCGGGTGATTCCGCGGCGACGGCGATGGCCTGGACCGCGCCGAAGGCCGGTTCCGTGAAGGTCACGCTGGACGAGGTGACCGGAGCGCACGTCGAGCCGTACATCCGTCAGTCGAACAGCAATGGCAAGGATGTGGTCCTGAAGCTGCTGAAGAACGACGAGGTGATCTGCTCCGCGACGATGACCGATTCCTTCGCGACGGCGACCGGGTTCAACGAATGCCTGGCGTCCGCCAAGGGCACGGTCAAGGTCGCGGTCGGCGATGTGCTGCGCTTCTCGGTGGATGCCGCGACCGGCGCCTCCAAGTCGTCGATCCACATCAGCCCGGTCATCACCTATCAGGATGTGGCACCCGTCGAGTCCCAGACGGCGCAGTACGCTGCCTCCTACGACGCGGTGAGCGCCAAGGTCGGCGCCAAGGCCACCGCTACGGTGAAGTTCACGAAGGGCGGTGCCGCCGCCACCCCGACCGGCGTCAAGTCCTACGCGCTGAAGACCGCGGTCGACGGTGTGGCCGTGGACGCCGCGACCGGCGCGGTCACCTACACGCCCGGCGCCGATGCGTACGGCACCACCAAGACCGCGACCGTGGTCGTCACCTACTCGGATGACACCACCGACGAGGCGACCGTCACCTTCAACGTCGAGAAGTCCAACGCGCAGAAGTACAACGTGCTGTACCCGGCCGTGTCCGGCGGCGCGGGCGTCGCGCTCAAGCGCACGCCCAAGTTCACGCTCAAGGCGGACAGCGCCGCGGCGTCCATCCCCGCCGGCACCAAGTTCGCGCTCGGCGCGGGCGCCCCGGCCGGCGCGTCCGTGAACGCCGCCACCGGTGAGGTCACGCTGACCAGCACCCGGGCCGGCGCCATCACCGTGCCGGTGACGGTCACCTTCTCCGACACCAACGAGTCCATCGAGGCGACGGCCACGTTCACCGTGACCGCTCCGGCGGCGCTCGGCACCTCCAAGCTGGAGACCGGCACCGCGAACGGCGCGAACGTCATCTATGTGCCGTTCACCTCGAAGACCCCGACCACCGTCGCCGATCTGCTGGCCCTGGTGACCGCCGAGCCGAATTCGGCCCTCAAGGCCGTGTACCGTGACGGCACCAAGCTGGAGGACGCCGCGGCAGTAAAGGCCGGCGACGTGCTGCGCTTCTACGCCGACGGCTCCACCTTCACCGCCGACTACACGGTCGTGCAGAAGAACGCCTGGAACTGGGTCGACGACTTCAAGACCGACTCTCAGGGCCCGATCTGGACGTCGCAGCGTCAGGTGTCCGGCAAATGGCAGACGATTACCGATTTCGGTTCCGATGTGTACCCGCAGACGTACTACGACAAGTACTACGGCGTCGGTGTGGACTATCAGAACAAGAGCCTTCCGGCCGACCGCAGCGCCATCCACGGCCTGATCGCCGACAATCCGGGTGATTCCGCGGCGACGGCGATGGCCTGGACCGCGCCGAAGGCCGGTTCCGTGAAGGTCACGCTGGACAAGGTGACCGGAGCGCACGTCGAGCCGTACATCCGTCAGTCGAACAGCAATGGCAAGGATGTGGTCCTGAAGCTGCTGAAGAACGACGAGGTGATCTGCTCCGCGACGATGACCGATTCCTTCGCGACGGCGACCGGGTTCAACGAATGCCTGGCGTCCGCCAAGGGCACGGTCAAGGTCGCGGTCGGCGATGTGCTGCGCTTCTCGGTGGATGCCGCGGCCGGCGCCTCCAAGTCGTCGATCCACATCAGCCCGGTCATCACCTACACGGATGCCGATGAGCCTTCGCCCGAGCCTGGCCTGTCGGAGCAGTATGCTGCGGCGTATCCGGCTTCGGTTGCGGCGAAGGTGGGCGAGAAGGCCACCGCCGCGGTGTCGTTCACGAAGGGCGGCGCCGCCGCGGATGCCCCGGCGGGCACGACGTTCGCGGTCGCGGGTGACGGGTTCACGGTCGCCGCGGACGGTACGGTGTCGTTCACGCCGACGGACGCGCAGGCGGGCAAGACGGTGACGGCCACGGTGACGGTGACGTATTCGGACAAGTCGACGGATACGGCGACGGTGACGTTCAAGGTCGCCGCCAAGACCGAGCCTTCGCCCGAGCCTGGCCTGTCGGAGCAGTATGCTGCGGCGTATCCGGCTTCGGTTGCGGCGAAGGTGGGCGAGAAGGCCACCGCCGCGGTGTCGTTCACGAAGGGCGGCGCCGCCGCGGATGCCCCGGCGGGCACGACGTTCGCGGTCGCGGGTGACGGGTTCACGGTCGCCGCGGACGGTACGGTGTCGTTCACGCCGACGGACGCGCAGGCGGGCAAGACGGTGACGGCCACGGTGACGGTGACGTATTCGGACAAGTCGACGGATACGGCGACGGTGACGTTCAAGGTCGCCGCCAAGACCGAGCCTGAGCCCAAGCCTGGCCTGTCGGAGCAGTATGCTGCGGCGTATCCGGCTTCGGTTGCGGCGAAGGTGGGCGAGAAGGCCACCGCCGCGGTGTCGTTCACGAAGGGCGGCGCCGCCGCGGATGCCCCGGCGGGCACGACGTTCGCGGTCGCGGGTGACGGGTTCACGGTCGCCGCGGACGGTACGGTGTCGTTCACGCCGACGGACGCGCAGGCGGGCAAGACGGTGACGGCCACGGTGACGGTGACGTATTCGGACAAGTCGACGGATACGGCGACGGTGACGTTCAAGGTCGCCGCCAAGGATCCGGAGCCCGAACCGACCGATCCGAAGGCCGACCTGCGCAAGGAGGTCGAATCCGCGTCGAAGCTTGACGAGAAGGACTACACCGCCGACTCGTGGAAGGTGTTCGCCGCGGCGCTCGATAACGCCAAGGCCGTGCTGGAGGACAAGGACGCCACCGAGGCGCAGATCTCCGGCGCGCTCACGACGCTGAAGTCCGCCACTGCCGCGCTGGCCAAGGCCGGCGACACCGGCAAGCCCGACGATGGCGACAAGCCTTCCGCGGGCAAGCCCAACGACAAGGGCAACGGTCTGTCCAAGACCGGCGCCAGCGTCGCCGTCATCGGCGTTGCCATGCTGCTGCTCGCAGCTGCCGGCTTCGTCACGGTGAACGTCGTTCGCCGCCGCCGGTAA
- a CDS encoding MarR family winged helix-turn-helix transcriptional regulator — translation MEQRILSIEIRAVSKAVDRYLGESMPLSAKETTGGNAHIIMFLARNRDREIYQHTIEQKFCITRSTASRVLALMEKKGLIARESVAHDARCKRIVLTDKADAIVADLKANGERVERLLVDGFTQTEQDALHDYVERMRANIERAQHEFEHQTSSQTPSMAAPEYSEAEVINTKEENK, via the coding sequence ATGGAGCAACGTATTCTCAGCATTGAAATACGGGCGGTGAGTAAGGCCGTCGACCGTTATTTGGGCGAAAGCATGCCGCTCTCCGCCAAGGAGACCACCGGCGGCAACGCGCATATCATCATGTTCCTGGCGCGCAATCGGGATCGGGAGATCTATCAGCACACCATCGAGCAGAAATTCTGCATCACCCGTTCCACGGCATCCCGCGTGCTGGCGCTGATGGAGAAGAAAGGGCTGATTGCCCGTGAATCCGTGGCGCACGACGCACGATGTAAGCGCATTGTGCTGACGGATAAAGCCGACGCCATCGTCGCCGATCTCAAAGCGAACGGGGAGCGTGTGGAGCGTCTTCTGGTCGACGGTTTCACGCAAACGGAGCAAGATGCGCTGCATGACTACGTGGAGCGCATGCGTGCCAACATCGAGCGCGCACAACATGAATTTGAACATCAGACATCCTCCCAGACGCCGTCAATGGCGGCTCCCGAATACTCGGAAGCGGAGGTCATCAACACGAAGGAGGAGAACAAGTGA
- a CDS encoding ABC transporter ATP-binding protein, with translation MSSTEEAIAQARKAVEPDKPKHVLRTLGKSIREYKKASLLAPVLVAVEGILEILIPTIMASLIDEGITGGSMPSTIKFGVILLICAMVSLGAGFLSGKFAAIAGAGFAKNLRQDQFKKVQGFSFTNIDRFSTGSIVTRLTTDVTNLQNAYMMIIRLGVRAPIMVIVAWIFSFRISPSISLVFLACIPILAIGLCGLAVLVHPVFERVFHTYDALNNVVDENLQGIRVVKSYNRESFEVGKFGRISQRIFKDFTKAERIMSFNSPLMMVCVYASMILIAWMGAQQIVASGNNAAVGLTTGDLTALVTYAMQILMAMMMLSMIFIMVIISQASAERICQVLQEESTVTDPASPVTDMADGSIEFDHVTFRYSDSSEKPVLDDINLKIRSGMTIGIVGGTGSAKSSLVQLVPRLYDVSSGSLKVGGVDVRDYDLEALRDQVSMVLQKNVLFSGTIAENLRWGNPNATDEEVRHAAQLAQADGFVQEFPDKYDTYIEQGGTNVSGGQRQRLCIARALLKKPKILILDDSTSAVDTKTDKLIRNAFHNEIPDTTKIIIAQRVASVEESDMILVMDNGRIMASGTHDELLATCDEYRSIYESQTKNQARPEELVAAEPAGAQSETETKEGETR, from the coding sequence GTGAGCAGCACCGAAGAAGCGATTGCGCAAGCGCGCAAAGCCGTGGAACCGGACAAGCCGAAACATGTCCTGCGCACGCTGGGCAAGTCGATCCGCGAGTACAAGAAGGCCAGTCTGCTGGCCCCGGTGCTCGTGGCGGTCGAAGGCATCCTGGAAATCCTGATCCCGACGATCATGGCCTCGCTGATCGACGAGGGCATCACCGGCGGCAGCATGCCGTCCACCATCAAGTTCGGAGTGATCCTGCTGATCTGTGCGATGGTCTCGCTGGGTGCCGGCTTCCTGTCCGGCAAGTTCGCGGCCATCGCGGGCGCGGGCTTCGCCAAGAACCTGCGCCAGGACCAGTTCAAGAAGGTTCAGGGCTTCAGCTTCACCAATATCGACCGGTTCTCCACCGGCTCGATCGTGACCCGACTGACCACCGACGTGACGAACCTGCAGAACGCCTACATGATGATTATCCGTCTGGGCGTGCGTGCCCCGATCATGGTGATTGTGGCCTGGATCTTCTCGTTCCGCATCTCCCCGTCCATCTCGCTGGTGTTCCTGGCCTGCATCCCGATCCTGGCGATCGGCCTGTGCGGTCTGGCCGTGCTCGTGCACCCCGTGTTCGAGCGCGTGTTCCACACTTACGACGCGCTCAACAACGTGGTCGACGAGAACCTGCAGGGCATCCGCGTGGTGAAATCCTACAACCGCGAATCCTTCGAGGTGGGCAAGTTCGGCCGCATCTCCCAGCGCATCTTCAAGGACTTCACCAAGGCCGAGCGCATCATGAGCTTCAACAGCCCGCTGATGATGGTGTGCGTCTACGCCTCGATGATCCTCATCGCATGGATGGGCGCGCAGCAGATCGTCGCCTCCGGCAACAACGCCGCCGTGGGCCTGACCACCGGCGACCTGACCGCACTGGTCACCTATGCCATGCAGATCCTCATGGCCATGATGATGCTGTCGATGATCTTCATCATGGTCATTATCTCCCAGGCCTCCGCCGAGCGTATCTGTCAGGTGCTGCAGGAGGAAAGCACCGTGACTGATCCGGCCAGTCCGGTGACTGACATGGCCGATGGGTCCATCGAATTCGACCACGTCACCTTCCGCTACTCCGACAGTTCCGAAAAGCCCGTACTCGACGACATCAACCTGAAGATCCGCTCCGGCATGACCATCGGCATCGTCGGCGGCACCGGTTCCGCCAAGTCGAGCCTCGTGCAGCTCGTGCCGCGACTGTACGACGTGAGCTCCGGCTCGCTCAAGGTCGGCGGCGTGGACGTGCGCGACTACGATCTGGAAGCCCTGCGCGACCAGGTGTCCATGGTACTGCAGAAGAACGTGCTGTTCTCCGGCACCATCGCCGAGAATCTCAGGTGGGGCAACCCGAACGCCACCGACGAGGAGGTCCGCCACGCCGCGCAGCTTGCGCAGGCTGACGGATTCGTGCAGGAATTCCCCGACAAGTACGACACCTACATCGAGCAGGGAGGCACCAACGTCTCCGGCGGCCAGCGCCAGCGCCTGTGCATCGCCCGCGCGCTGCTGAAGAAGCCGAAGATCCTCATCCTCGACGATTCGACCAGCGCCGTCGACACCAAGACCGACAAGCTGATCCGCAACGCGTTCCACAACGAGATCCCCGACACCACGAAGATCATCATCGCCCAGCGTGTCGCCTCCGTCGAGGAATCCGACATGATCCTCGTCATGGACAACGGCCGCATCATGGCGTCCGGCACGCACGACGAGCTGCTCGCCACCTGCGACGAATACCGGTCCATCTACGAGTCCCAGACCAAGAACCAGGCCCGACCCGAGGAGCTGGTCGCCGCGGAGCCGGCCGGGGCGCAATCTGAGACCGAGACCAAGGAAGGAGAGACGCGATGA